Proteins co-encoded in one Pelodiscus sinensis isolate JC-2024 chromosome 9, ASM4963464v1, whole genome shotgun sequence genomic window:
- the LOC102457650 gene encoding cytokine receptor-like factor 1 encodes MGVCVYIYISVDFRANIDLLQKAKGDGRPSAEMAGMLNYNLLIWAVIMRISGRHLALKGAASDLHLQCLMLYPKSMSCHWTPQDGAASNTTFHLRYKMRGATEAEECKDYVTSGPNSCYFSRTNLCLYLTYEIWVETGNGTSEKLIVNTEDIAKTEPPEGLKAIGFGTHLSVEWRYPPGLAASYFPLVFELQYQEQGCGKWKQEPDVGEQTSYYIYDVKPETGYILMVRCKNSEGKGFWSDWSTPIIVSSAQATAKPVHSGTE; translated from the exons atgggtgtgtgtgtatatatatatatcagtgtTGACTTCAGGGCAAATATAGATTTATTGCAGAAAGCAAAAGGTGACGGAAGACCTTCTGCTGAG atggcaggaaTGCTTAACTACAACCTCCTCATCTGGGCTGTAATAATGAGGATCTCTGGCAGGCACCTGGCTCTGAAAG GAGCTGCTTCTGACTTACACCTGCAGTGCTTAATGCTTTATCCAAAGAGCATGTCATGCCACTGGACTCCACAGGATGGTGCTGCATCCAATACAACATTCCATCTCAGATACAAGATGAG GGGAGCAACTGAAGCTGAAGAATGCAAAGACTATGTCACCAGTGGCCCCAACTCCTGCTATTTCAGCCGCACCAACCTGTGCCTGTACTTGACCTATGAAATCTGGGTGGAAACTGGAAACGGGACATCAGAGAAGCTGATTGTTAACACTGAAGACATTG ccaaaACTGAACCACCAGAGGGCCTAAAGGCCATTGGATTTGGCACCCATCTCTCCGTAGAATGGAGGTACCCACCAGGTTTGGCAGCCTCATATTTTCCACTGGTGTTTGAGCTTCAGTACCAAGAACAGGGATGTGGCAAATGGAAG CAAGAGCCTGATGTGGGTGAACAGAccagctactatatatatgatgtgaaGCCAGAAACTGGGTACATTCTGATGGTTCGCTGCAAGAACTCAGAGGGAAAAGGCTTTTGGAGTGACTGGAGCACCCCAATTATAGTCAGTTCTGCCCAAGCCACAGCAAAACCAGTGCACTCTGGTACTGAGTGA